The following coding sequences lie in one Nodularia sp. LEGE 06071 genomic window:
- a CDS encoding CO2 hydration protein, translated as MVQTPEKSTSKLPPSQHEFADIIHRLEAGGSMLPDTPENLKQIIGIYKAYAVPMDFYWRNLLYIAEREFLNPLPFFKYFLPKEYLELHNHYAGDDAELRVWRGEATAHPELLAFMEKGETLKMPKLLHHLFHDRINMEFAEACMRAMFWHRGMGGKFDPYLDSPEYIANADKAIKAYFQGNPVMLGLYKLFPDMFLEQCRQMSYYSNLGLFWEVMAPVFFEMSDLYDEGKITTVPEAMNFLVNGIFAVASRPIYHHVYIRGECYEIVPKSEGFVWLYEAALPYVEAVFYRTAPFRGTKSYNAQAGQVPNKQEDFHYGILYADVFPVGTAGIPPTLLMQDMLHFLPDYLIEDYKKHCRGEDDMLIQLGITFQRSMYNVTSAVIQALRTALHHPLDDPDPEHLQANRDFYEAQLNRFTRTDYGMRNAARLGDIQSQDYR; from the coding sequence ATGGTACAAACTCCAGAAAAATCTACTAGTAAATTACCTCCTTCTCAACATGAATTTGCTGATATCATTCATCGGCTAGAAGCAGGTGGTTCGATGTTACCAGATACACCTGAAAATTTAAAACAAATTATCGGCATTTATAAAGCTTATGCTGTACCGATGGATTTTTACTGGCGTAATTTGCTTTATATCGCCGAACGAGAATTTTTAAATCCTTTGCCCTTTTTTAAATACTTCTTGCCGAAGGAGTATTTGGAATTGCATAATCATTATGCTGGTGATGATGCAGAATTAAGAGTTTGGCGCGGTGAAGCAACTGCACATCCTGAACTTTTGGCATTTATGGAAAAGGGTGAAACCTTGAAAATGCCTAAGTTATTGCATCACTTATTCCATGACCGCATCAATATGGAATTTGCTGAAGCTTGTATGCGGGCTATGTTTTGGCACAGGGGAATGGGTGGGAAATTTGACCCTTATTTAGATAGTCCAGAATATATAGCCAACGCTGATAAAGCTATCAAAGCTTATTTCCAAGGAAACCCCGTAATGTTGGGGCTTTATAAACTGTTCCCAGATATGTTTTTAGAACAGTGTCGCCAAATGTCTTACTATTCTAATTTGGGGCTATTCTGGGAAGTCATGGCTCCGGTATTTTTTGAAATGTCAGATTTATATGACGAAGGAAAAATTACCACTGTCCCAGAAGCGATGAATTTTCTGGTAAATGGCATTTTTGCAGTCGCAAGTCGTCCAATTTACCATCATGTTTATATCCGTGGTGAATGCTACGAAATCGTTCCCAAATCTGAAGGTTTTGTCTGGTTGTATGAAGCTGCGTTACCTTATGTAGAAGCTGTTTTTTATCGGACAGCACCTTTTAGGGGAACAAAATCTTATAATGCTCAAGCGGGTCAAGTACCAAATAAGCAAGAAGATTTCCACTATGGTATTCTCTATGCTGATGTATTTCCGGTGGGAACAGCAGGTATTCCCCCAACATTATTAATGCAAGATATGCTGCATTTCTTGCCAGATTATCTGATTGAAGATTACAAAAAACATTGCCGAGGCGAAGATGATATGTTGATTCAGTTGGGAATTACTTTTCAACGGTCAATGTACAATGTTACATCTGCGGTAATTCAAGCATTACGCACAGCATTACATCATCCTTTAGATGACCCTGATCCTGAGCATTTACAAGCCAATAGAGACTTTTATGAGGCGCAGTTAAATCGCTTTACTCGGACTGATTACGGTATGCGTAATGCTGCCCGTTTAGGTGATATTCAAAGCCAGGATTATCGCTAA
- a CDS encoding NADH-quinone oxidoreductase subunit M: MLSFLIWIPILSAVIIGFLPSKLVPASRIRLVSLIVAGIVLCWNLFILLKFDISTPGMQFEEYLPWNETLGLTYQLGVDGLSILMLILNSLLTWIAIYSSDKETERPRLFYALILFISGGVAGAFLAENLLLFFLFYELELIPFYLLISIWGGEKRAYAGIKFLIYTAVSGAFILATFLGLVFLTGANSFAFDAVSTQNISAGLQLVLLIGIIIGFGIKIPLVPFHTWLPDAYVEASAPIAILLGGVLAKLGTYGLLRFGMGMFPEAWTVVAPTLAIWGAVSAIYGAVIAIAQTDIKRMVAYSSIGHMGYVLLASASSTALALVGAIAQMFSHGLILAILFHLVGVIESKVGTRELDKLNGLMSPIRGLPFISALLVLSGMASAGIPGLTGFVAEFIVFQGSFSAFPLPTLLCVASSGLTAVYFVILLNRTCFGKLDNNLAYYPKVVWAEKIPAIVLAVLIIFLGVQPTWLVRWSETTTTAMVATITPMEKTVVAQVTVK; the protein is encoded by the coding sequence ATGTTGAGTTTTCTGATTTGGATACCAATTCTCAGCGCTGTAATTATCGGGTTTTTACCCAGTAAACTCGTTCCAGCTAGTCGCATTCGCTTAGTATCTTTAATCGTAGCAGGCATAGTTTTATGCTGGAATCTGTTTATTTTGCTGAAATTCGATATCAGCACTCCAGGGATGCAATTTGAAGAATATTTACCGTGGAATGAAACCTTGGGTTTGACTTATCAACTAGGGGTTGATGGGTTATCAATTTTGATGTTGATACTTAATAGTTTACTCACCTGGATTGCTATTTACAGCAGTGATAAAGAAACTGAACGCCCACGACTTTTTTACGCCCTAATTTTATTTATTAGTGGTGGCGTTGCTGGGGCATTTTTAGCAGAAAACTTGTTGTTATTCTTCTTATTCTACGAACTAGAATTAATTCCCTTCTACTTATTAATTTCAATTTGGGGAGGAGAAAAACGGGCTTATGCTGGCATCAAGTTCTTAATTTATACTGCTGTTTCCGGTGCTTTCATTTTAGCCACCTTCTTAGGTCTGGTATTCCTCACTGGTGCAAACAGTTTTGCCTTCGATGCTGTATCTACCCAAAATATTTCCGCAGGTTTACAACTCGTCCTCCTGATAGGAATTATTATCGGCTTTGGAATTAAAATACCTCTCGTTCCCTTCCATACTTGGCTACCTGATGCTTATGTTGAAGCTTCCGCACCCATTGCGATTTTATTAGGTGGCGTGTTGGCGAAGTTGGGAACCTATGGACTGTTACGCTTTGGGATGGGAATGTTTCCCGAAGCTTGGACTGTGGTTGCACCAACTTTAGCTATTTGGGGGGCTGTTAGTGCAATTTATGGGGCGGTAATTGCGATCGCGCAAACAGACATCAAGCGCATGGTAGCATACAGTTCCATCGGTCACATGGGTTATGTATTGCTAGCTAGCGCCTCTAGCACAGCTTTAGCACTAGTGGGTGCAATTGCTCAAATGTTCAGCCACGGTTTAATTTTGGCAATTCTCTTCCACCTAGTGGGAGTCATAGAATCCAAAGTTGGTACACGTGAATTAGATAAACTCAACGGCTTAATGAGTCCTATTCGCGGTTTACCTTTTATTAGCGCCCTACTGGTTCTCAGTGGGATGGCTAGTGCGGGAATTCCCGGTTTAACAGGATTTGTGGCGGAATTTATTGTATTTCAAGGTAGTTTCTCAGCCTTTCCCTTACCCACACTATTATGTGTAGCATCTAGCGGCTTAACAGCAGTGTATTTCGTTATTCTCCTCAACCGCACCTGTTTTGGCAAGTTGGATAATAATTTAGCTTACTACCCCAAGGTTGTCTGGGCGGAAAAGATTCCGGCTATAGTTTTGGCGGTTCTAATTATCTTTTTGGGTGTACAACCGACTTGGTTAGTGCGTTGGAGTGAAACTACAACTACAGCTATGGTGGCGACAATTACTCCTATGGAAAAAACTGTGGTTGCTCAAGTTACTGTGAAGTAA